The Teredinibacter sp. KSP-S5-2 genome includes a window with the following:
- a CDS encoding RNA ligase family protein: MKRFKYPRTPHLPWSPGWTHDDIRASSAGVFGGKEVVVTEKLDGENTTMYCDHIHARSIDSRNHSSRNWVKRLHAQIQYQIPEGWRLCGENVYAKHSIHYDSLSTYFYVFSIWDSNNTCLSWSETMEWCDLLGLVTPKVFYKGVWDEDLVKSIQVDTNECEGYVVRLVDAFPYREFGSSVAKWVRTNHVKTDQHWMHGDVVPNKLAGSHESCVNSNEDTYEESDNE, encoded by the coding sequence ATGAAAAGGTTTAAATACCCAAGAACACCGCATTTACCCTGGTCACCAGGATGGACGCATGACGATATCCGAGCATCTTCCGCTGGTGTATTTGGCGGAAAAGAGGTAGTTGTTACTGAGAAATTGGATGGTGAAAACACCACCATGTATTGTGATCATATTCATGCACGGTCTATTGATAGCAGGAACCACTCATCAAGAAACTGGGTAAAACGATTACATGCACAAATTCAGTATCAAATACCTGAAGGTTGGCGATTATGCGGTGAGAATGTTTATGCAAAGCATTCAATACACTATGACAGTTTAAGTACATATTTTTACGTGTTCTCGATTTGGGACAGCAATAACACTTGTCTAAGCTGGAGCGAAACGATGGAATGGTGTGACTTGCTTGGTTTAGTCACGCCAAAAGTATTCTATAAGGGAGTATGGGATGAAGACTTGGTGAAATCCATTCAGGTTGATACCAATGAGTGTGAAGGTTATGTAGTTCGATTGGTTGATGCTTTTCCTTACAGGGAGTTTGGGAGCAGTGTTGCAAAGTGGGTGAGAACAAACCACGTGAAAACAGATCAGCATTGGATGCATGGTGATGTTGTACCCAACAAGCTAGCTGGCTCTCACGAGAGTTGTGTGAATAGCAATGAGGATACGTATGAGGAGAGTGACAATGAATAA